AAATATATTGGAAAAAAATTAGATTTTATCATAATAAAACTGGATAAAAATGAGAATAAAGTTATTCTTTCCCATCGTTTGGTTGTAGAAAAAGAACGAAAAGTAATGCATAAAAAAACTCTGGCTAATTTGGAAGTAGGGCAAGAAAAAGAAGGAATTGTGACCAATATTACCAAATTTGGGGCATTTGTTGATATAGGTGGAGTCGAGGGATTGCTTCATATTTCAGAAATTACCTGGCGTGATATGAAAGATGCTACTATTTTGCTCAAAGTAGGGGATAAAATAAGAGTAAAAATTATTGAGTACAATAAAGAAAATAAAAAAATATCCCTGAGCATAAAACAATTTTCCCCGGATCCCTGGGAGAATATTGAAAAGAGATATTCTATCGGTGACGAAATAGAAGGAAAAGTAATAAAAATAATAGATTTTGGTGCTTTCATTGAAATAGAAGAAGGCTTGAATGGATTGTTGCATATTTCAGAAATGGCCTGGGCATACGTAAAGAATCCTTCAGAATTGATTAGCGAAGGAGAGGTTTTAAAATTAAGAATTTTAGAAATCGATCCTGAGAAAAGGAAAATATCTTTAGGCTTAAAGCAATTATTGCCAAATCCTTGGGATGAAGTAAAGAAAAAATATCCTGTTGGTTCAGTAGTAGAAGGGAAAATCACCCAGGTTACTTCTTATGGAGCTAACGTAGAGTTGGAAGCAGGAGTATCTGGCGTTATTCATTTATCTGAAATTGATTGGGAATTTATTGAAAGGCCTTCTTCAGTACTTAAAAAATATATGTTGCTTCCCTTGAAAGTTATTAGAATTGACGAGGGTGCCCACTTGTTATTTTTAAGCAGAAAACAAACTTTACCTAACCCCTGGGAAAATATAGATAAATTCTATAAAATAGATTCTGTGGTGAAAGGCAAAGTAATAAGATTAAGAGATTTTGGGGCATTTATTAAATTAGATCAGGGAATAGAAGGATTTGTACCGGTATCAGAGATAGATTGGGAGAGAATTAAACATCCGAGTGAGAAACTAAAAAAAGATAAGGAATACGAGTTTAAGGTAATCAAAATAGATAAAGAAAAATCACAACTTACTTTAAGTCAAAAAAGATTATTACCTGACCCCTGGTTAGAGATTAAAAATAAATATGCAGTAGGAGCAATAGTAGAGGGGAAGGTAGTAAATCTTACCGATTTTGGAGCCTTTATTAATCTGGAAGACAATATTGATGGTTTAGTCCCCTTATCGGAAATATCCCATAATAAAATAGATAATCCAAAAAGTGCTCTTTCGGTGGGAGAAGTAGTGACAGCTTTGGTGATAAAGTTAGATAGCAGAAGGAAAAAGATAAGTTTAAGCATTAGAAGAGCTGAAAAAGAAGAGCAGAAAAGATTTATTAAGGAATATAATAAAAAACAGAGTGTAGATAAAATATTATTTAAGGATTTATTTGGGGACCTGTTTCCAAAGAAATAAAATAATCGAGAATGAATAATTGTTAGTATAAATTCTTGGTTTTTAATTTATAGTTTTTAGATAAATTGAAAGCCACTAAATACTCAGTACGAATTTATTCTGATTCTCATTTTCTGTTCTTTTTGCGAGATTCAGGATAAAAACTAATAAGCAGTACGGGAGTTAGATAAATGGAAATGCCAAAAAAAGCTTTTACCAATAAAAGAATAGGCGAACTTTTAATTGATAAGGGATTAATTACTCATGGTCAATTAAAAGAAGCCCTTGAAATGCAGAAAAATGGTAATGAGAAGCGGTTAGGTGAAATATTTGTTGAAATTGGAGTGATATCCAAAGAAGAACTTTATGAGGTCTTACAATATATTTACGAGACAGAATTAGTAGACCTATCGAACTATGTAATAGACCCGGAAGTGATCTCTCTAATACCCGAAAAGACAGCCTTACGCTTAAAATTAATTCCACTCAGTAAAAACAACGGTGAATTGGTTATCGCCATGGCTAACCCCCTAGATGTCTATGCTATAGATTTTATCAGAGACCACACCAAGGTTAAAAAGGTTAAATCATTGATGGCACCAGAAGAAGATATTCTAAGCGCTATCACCAGTTACTATCAATTGGGTGAATATGACGATATCATCGAAAGACTGGGAACTGAAGTAATCTTTAGAGAGGAAGAGATAGAGGAAGATTCTAAAAAATTAGAAGCGATAAGCAGAGAAGCTCCAATTATACAACTGGTAAATATGTTAATCGTACAAGGTGTTAAAGATAGAGCAAGCGATATACATATTGAACCAAATGAAAAAGGGCTTTTAATTCGTTTTCGTATTGATGGAATGCTTCATGATATTAGAACCTTACCCAATAGTATAAAATCCGCTATTATATCCCGAATAAAAATATTAGCCAAGATGGATATTGCTGAAAGACGCCTTCCCCAGGATGGACGATTCCAGGTAACCTTCGGAAGCAGGGAGGTTGACTTAAGGGTTTCCAGCATTCCTACCGTATTTGGAGAAAAAGTTGTTTTGAGATTGTTGGATAAAAGTAAGGGATTGATAAAATTAGAACAGTTAGGATTTCTCACCGAGCAATTAGAAGAATTTCGATCGATAATAGCCAGATCCTATGGCATAATTTTATTAACCGGACCTACCGGAAGCGGAAAAACTACGACTTTATATGCTGCTTTAAACGAAGTAAATTCTAATGATAAAAATATTATTACTGTGGAAGACCCGGTGGAATATAAGTTAAATCGTATAAATCAAATCCAGGTAAAACCAAAAATAAATTTAACTTTTGCCAATACGCTTCGCTCAATATTAAGACAGGATCCGGATATAATTATGGTTGGAGAAATAAGGGATGGTGAAACAGCTCAAATTGCCGTACAGGCTGCTTTAACCGGACATTTAGTTTTAAGTACTCTTCACACCAATGATGCCGCTAGCGCCATAAATAGATTGATAGATATGAATGTTGAAACCTTTTTAATTTCCTCTTCGGTGATTGCGGTAATAGCACAAAGATTGGTTAGAGTTATATGTGAACAATGTAAGGAAGAGTATGAGCCCGGAAAAGATGTTTTAAAAGCACTTAATCTAACAGACAATTCGAACGAGGATAGCCACCCGGTTAAGCTCCATAGAGGAGCAGGTTGTCCTTTGTGTAAAAATACCGGATATTATGGAAGAACTTCCATCTATGAACTTATTGCCTTGGATGAGGATATTAGGGAATTAATCATATCAAAAGCCTCAAGTAATATTATCAAGGAAGCTGCTATTAAAAAAGGGATGAAAACGCTTAAAGAAAGTGGATTGAAAAAAGTATTGCAGGGGATTACCACCATTGAAGAAGTGCTGAGAGTAGCAGGATAGAAGAATAATACCGTTTCGCATCGAATAAATTCAGCAGCCCCTACAAGAAATCTATCGTAAAGCTTATCATTATTAAAATGTAATAGATATAGGAGTTCGATTTACGAACCCGTTCCGCTTAGAAAATTACAAAAATAATAAGGACTATCGGAAGGAGTAATGGTAAAAGTGAAATACATGACTAGTAATGAAATCAGAGAAAAATATTTGAGATTTTTCGAAAGTAAAGGGCATAAAATAACTCGTAGTGCCTCTCTGGTACCTTCTGATCCTACTATTTTACTTACTATTGCCGGAATGGTTCCTTTCAAACCAATATTTTTAGGTCAGGTTAAATCATCTTTAAAACGGGCTGTCTCCAGCCAGAAATGTATTCGAACAAATGATATTGAGAATGTAGGAAAGACCGCTCGGCATCATACTTTTTTCGAAATGTTAGGAAATTTTTCTTTTGGTGATTATTTCAAGGAAGGCGCCATTAAATGGGCCTGGGAATTTTTTACGGAAGTGATCGGTTTTCCGGAAAAAAAATTATGGGTTTCCATTTTCAAAGATGATGATGAATCATATGATATCTGGCATAATCTTGTAGGGCTTCCCGAAAAAAAAATTACCAGATTGGGAGAAAAAGATAATTTTTGGAAAGTAGGACCAACCGGACCTTGTGGGCCTTGTTCAGAAATATATATAGATTTGGGAGAAGAGAAAGCATCAAAAGAAGGCGGAGGGGTAGGTGTTGATGACCGATATTTGGAATTATGGAATTTGGTATTTATGCAATACAACCGCGAAGAAGACGGTTCGCTAACCCCATTGCCCCAAAAAAATATTGACACCGGTTTAGGATTAGAAAGAATTGCCTCTGTTTTACAAAAAGCTGATACCGACTTTGATACAGATCTATTTTTGCCTATTATAGAATTTGTAGCCCAAAATGCAGGGTTAAAATATAAAGAAGACCGAAAAAACGACTTGGCTCTAAAGGTAATTGCTGATCATACAAGAGCGTTGGTCTTTATGATCTCTGATGGAATAATACCTTCCAATGAAGGTAGGGGTTATGTTCTCCGAATGCTATTAAGAAGAGCATTTCGATTTGGAAAGGTGCTCAACTATCATCAGCCATTTTTATACGAAGTAGCTCCGATTGTAATAGGCTTAATGAAAGAAGTATACCCGGAAGTTTACCTGGAAGAAAATCGTATTTGTCAGGTTATTCTTGCCGAAGAAAAGAGATTCCAGGAGACTTTAAATATTGGAATACAGATATTGGATAATTTAAAAGAAGAATTAAAAGCGGAAAACAAGGATAAGCTGAGTGGAAAAGAAGCATTCAAGCTTTACGATACCTATGGATTTCCCTTAGAACTAACCAAAGATATCTTAGAGGAAGATGGTTTCGGGATTGAAGAAGACAATTTTAAACGCGAAATGAATATTCAAAAGGAAAGATCCAGAGAATCTTGGGTGAAAACAAAAACGAGTGCCGAAGATGATAAAAATAATCAGAAATTGTACCAGGATATTTTACAAGAAAGAGGAGAAACAGAATTTGTAGGCTATGATGCTATTGAAGTGAAAAGCAAGGTAATAGCTATTAGCAAGGAAGATAAATTGGTAGATAAAGCCAGTACGGGAGATAACTGTAAAATATTTTTAGAGAAGACCCCATTTTATGCTGAAAAAGGTGGTCAGATCGGTGATAAAGGTTTTATTACTTATGCCTCTAAAAATAATTTAGTTGCAGAAATAATAGATACCCAAGTCACTGCCGATGGCTTAATTGTTCACTTTGCTGAAATAAAGCAAGGTGAAATAAAAGTTGGAGAGGAAGTGCTCGCCAGGGTAGATTCTTTACAAAGAAAAGCAATTGCTCGAAATCATACTGCAACCCATCTTCTGCATGGCGTGCTTAGGGAAGTATTGGGGGAGCACGTAAAACAATCCGGATCAGCAGTAAATAGTAATCATCTGCGTTTCGATTTTAACCATTTTGCCCCTTTAACCAGGGAAGAGTTAGAAAAGATAGAAAATTTAGTCAACGAAAAAATTCTGGATGCCTTAGAGGTAGAGACCAAAATTAGTACTTTTGATAAGGCAAAAGAAATGGGGGCAATAGCTCTCTTTGGTGAAAAATATGGCGAAGAGGTAAGAGTGATAAAAATCGGAGAATTCAGTCTGGAATTATGCGGAGGGACTCATCTCAATTCTACTTCCCATATCGGTATATTTAAAATATTGAGTGAAGAGGGCATAGGAAGTGGCTTAAGAAGGATAGAAGCAGTAACCGGTTTTAAAGCTTTAGAATATATCGAAGAAAAAGAAAGTATTATCAAAGAAGTTTCAGAAAAATTGCAGACTATACCTTCTGAAATACCGGTAAAGATTAATCAAATAATTGACGATACTAATCAAATGAAAAAGAAAATAAAAACGATGCGTAATAAGTTAACCCATTATGAAGTTGATCAGTTGTTATTTAAAAAGAAGGAGATCAAAGGAGTAAATGTTATATCACTTAAAGTTGAAGCAGAAGACGATCATGAATTAAGAAATTGGGGAGATCTAATTAAAGAGAAAATCAAAAGCGGTATTATTGTATTGGGTACAGAATTAGACCGGGATAAAGTTGCCTTACTCGCTATGGTCAGTGATGATTTAGTCCAAAAAGGTTATAACGCCGGAGATATTATTAAAGCACTTGCTCCTATGGTTGGTGGAAAAGGCGGAGGCAAGAAAACCATGGCTCAAGCGGGTGGCTCGAAAGTAGATAAATTGGGCCAAGCATTAGAAAAAGTATTCAATTTACCCATTCTCCAATGAACCAATTTTACAAGAGGTCTGGAATTTTGCGAATTTTAGGAATAGATTTAGGCGAAAAAAGAATCGGAATTTCTGTAAGTGACGAGTTGGGAATTACTGCTCAAGGACTACCGACCATTAATTCAATTTCTCCCATCGAAGATTTAAAGAGCATAAAAGAAATTATTGACCAATATAAGGTAACAAAAATAATTTTAGGTTTACCTAAAAATATGAATGGTTCCCTGGGAAGACAAGCCCAGAAAGCCATATCTTTTGCAGAAATATTAAAATCGTCTTTTCAATTACCCGTAGAATTGGAAGATGAAAGATTAAGCACCAGTAAAGCGGAAAAATTTTTAATTGAAAATAACCGAAGCAGAAAAAAAAGAAAAAAGGTTATCGATAAAATGTCAGCAGTGATCATTCTTCAATCTTTTTTAGATAGGAAGATGATGAACAAAGAGATACAAAGATGAATTTTATTCATAAATTGTTTTTGATATTTTGTTCGCTTATTTTAATTGCTATCTTATTTATTACCGCTGTATATATCCCTTTAGAAGAAAATTCTACCGTTCAAAAAGTAGTGAATATTCCTTCCGGTACTAACGCCAGAGAGATTGTGGATGTATTGGAAAAGAATGACATCATTAGAAAAAATAATGTCGTAATCAGAATTTTAACCAAATTATTGAAGTTAGAAGACCAATTAAAATATGGCGAATACTACCTCAGTCCCTCCATGAATATGTTCCAAATCCTGGATAAATTAGTAAAGGGAGAAGTAATTACCTACAAAATAACCATTCCGGAAGGTTATACCTACATTCAAATTGCCGAATTACTAGAAAAAAAAGGAGTTGCCGAAAAGGAAGCCTTTGTAAAATTAGTTAAATATGGTGAAAAAAATACGGAAGGGTATTTATTCCCTGACACCTACGAAGTGCCTAAAAATTATGGAGCACAAAAGCTGCTTAACACTATGTTGGCTAATTTTAACCAAATAAGTATAGAAAAAAAATTTACCGCTAAAGCGGAAGAATTAGGGTTTTCTTTGAATGAAATCGTTATTTTAGCTTCAATTATCGAAAAGGAAGCCAAATTTAGCGATGAAAAAAATATGGTATCAACTGTTTTTCATAATCGATTAAAGCAAGGTATGAAGTTGCAATCCTGTGCTACTATCCAATATATTTTAGGAAAACCGAAAGAAAAATTAAATGAAAACGACTTAAAAATTGATTCTCCTTACAATACTTATCTTTACAAGGGTCTTCCTCCCGGTCCAATCTGCAATCCCGGCCTTGATTCAATTATGGCTGCCCTTGAACCGGAAGAAGAAGATTATCTATTTTTTGTTTTAGGAGAAAACGGCAGACACCTATTTTCCAAAACCTACCAAGAGCATTTAATGAATAAAAAGTAAAAAAGGTAAACTTTCGTGCCAGGCACTAAAGTTTACCTTTTAAGGAGAGAAAGATGAAACCACTAATCATTGGCATTGCTGGAGGGACCGGTTCGGGGAAGACTACAGTAGCTCGTAGAATCTATGAAAGCTTAAAAGGCATAAACGTGGTGGTAATTCAACAAGATGCCTATTATATTGATTTAAGCCATCTTCCGATAGAAGAAAGAAAGAAAATAAACTTTGATCATCCTTCGGCTTTTGATAGTGATCTTTTGATAAAACATCTAAAAAAATTAATAAAAAGTGAAGAGATTGAAAAACCTATCTACTCTTTTACGGATTATACTCGAAAAAAAGAGACCGAAAAAATACTTCCCCGAGATATTATCATATTGGAAGGTATTTTAGTTTTAGAAGAGGAAAAAATAAGGAACTTATTGGATATTAAAATTTACGTTGATGCCGATGAAGATGAAAGATTCATTCGA
The Candidatus Atribacteria bacterium genome window above contains:
- a CDS encoding S1 RNA-binding domain-containing protein, coding for MLYMKRKEVSTMELNKKSEVEETEQNSKEEMNDMINKSLEKFKKIKRGDIIKGQVIKVDEDGYLVDMQYKIDGHLPKNEKSLFSEKEETITHTLEIGDEVYLYVVDVDGKNGSITLSKERAKYFQLWEKLNETYRKKENINAEVIEKNENGLIVNIGLKGFVPKSQIESKFIKDEDLDKYIGKKLDFIIIKLDKNENKVILSHRLVVEKERKVMHKKTLANLEVGQEKEGIVTNITKFGAFVDIGGVEGLLHISEITWRDMKDATILLKVGDKIRVKIIEYNKENKKISLSIKQFSPDPWENIEKRYSIGDEIEGKVIKIIDFGAFIEIEEGLNGLLHISEMAWAYVKNPSELISEGEVLKLRILEIDPEKRKISLGLKQLLPNPWDEVKKKYPVGSVVEGKITQVTSYGANVELEAGVSGVIHLSEIDWEFIERPSSVLKKYMLLPLKVIRIDEGAHLLFLSRKQTLPNPWENIDKFYKIDSVVKGKVIRLRDFGAFIKLDQGIEGFVPVSEIDWERIKHPSEKLKKDKEYEFKVIKIDKEKSQLTLSQKRLLPDPWLEIKNKYAVGAIVEGKVVNLTDFGAFINLEDNIDGLVPLSEISHNKIDNPKSALSVGEVVTALVIKLDSRRKKISLSIRRAEKEEQKRFIKEYNKKQSVDKILFKDLFGDLFPKK
- the gspE gene encoding type II secretion system protein GspE; translated protein: MEMPKKAFTNKRIGELLIDKGLITHGQLKEALEMQKNGNEKRLGEIFVEIGVISKEELYEVLQYIYETELVDLSNYVIDPEVISLIPEKTALRLKLIPLSKNNGELVIAMANPLDVYAIDFIRDHTKVKKVKSLMAPEEDILSAITSYYQLGEYDDIIERLGTEVIFREEEIEEDSKKLEAISREAPIIQLVNMLIVQGVKDRASDIHIEPNEKGLLIRFRIDGMLHDIRTLPNSIKSAIISRIKILAKMDIAERRLPQDGRFQVTFGSREVDLRVSSIPTVFGEKVVLRLLDKSKGLIKLEQLGFLTEQLEEFRSIIARSYGIILLTGPTGSGKTTTLYAALNEVNSNDKNIITVEDPVEYKLNRINQIQVKPKINLTFANTLRSILRQDPDIIMVGEIRDGETAQIAVQAALTGHLVLSTLHTNDAASAINRLIDMNVETFLISSSVIAVIAQRLVRVICEQCKEEYEPGKDVLKALNLTDNSNEDSHPVKLHRGAGCPLCKNTGYYGRTSIYELIALDEDIRELIISKASSNIIKEAAIKKGMKTLKESGLKKVLQGITTIEEVLRVAG
- the alaS gene encoding alanine--tRNA ligase encodes the protein MTSNEIREKYLRFFESKGHKITRSASLVPSDPTILLTIAGMVPFKPIFLGQVKSSLKRAVSSQKCIRTNDIENVGKTARHHTFFEMLGNFSFGDYFKEGAIKWAWEFFTEVIGFPEKKLWVSIFKDDDESYDIWHNLVGLPEKKITRLGEKDNFWKVGPTGPCGPCSEIYIDLGEEKASKEGGGVGVDDRYLELWNLVFMQYNREEDGSLTPLPQKNIDTGLGLERIASVLQKADTDFDTDLFLPIIEFVAQNAGLKYKEDRKNDLALKVIADHTRALVFMISDGIIPSNEGRGYVLRMLLRRAFRFGKVLNYHQPFLYEVAPIVIGLMKEVYPEVYLEENRICQVILAEEKRFQETLNIGIQILDNLKEELKAENKDKLSGKEAFKLYDTYGFPLELTKDILEEDGFGIEEDNFKREMNIQKERSRESWVKTKTSAEDDKNNQKLYQDILQERGETEFVGYDAIEVKSKVIAISKEDKLVDKASTGDNCKIFLEKTPFYAEKGGQIGDKGFITYASKNNLVAEIIDTQVTADGLIVHFAEIKQGEIKVGEEVLARVDSLQRKAIARNHTATHLLHGVLREVLGEHVKQSGSAVNSNHLRFDFNHFAPLTREELEKIENLVNEKILDALEVETKISTFDKAKEMGAIALFGEKYGEEVRVIKIGEFSLELCGGTHLNSTSHIGIFKILSEEGIGSGLRRIEAVTGFKALEYIEEKESIIKEVSEKLQTIPSEIPVKINQIIDDTNQMKKKIKTMRNKLTHYEVDQLLFKKKEIKGVNVISLKVEAEDDHELRNWGDLIKEKIKSGIIVLGTELDRDKVALLAMVSDDLVQKGYNAGDIIKALAPMVGGKGGGKKTMAQAGGSKVDKLGQALEKVFNLPILQ
- the ruvX gene encoding Holliday junction resolvase RuvX — translated: MRILGIDLGEKRIGISVSDELGITAQGLPTINSISPIEDLKSIKEIIDQYKVTKIILGLPKNMNGSLGRQAQKAISFAEILKSSFQLPVELEDERLSTSKAEKFLIENNRSRKKRKKVIDKMSAVIILQSFLDRKMMNKEIQR
- the mltG gene encoding endolytic transglycosylase MltG — its product is MNFIHKLFLIFCSLILIAILFITAVYIPLEENSTVQKVVNIPSGTNAREIVDVLEKNDIIRKNNVVIRILTKLLKLEDQLKYGEYYLSPSMNMFQILDKLVKGEVITYKITIPEGYTYIQIAELLEKKGVAEKEAFVKLVKYGEKNTEGYLFPDTYEVPKNYGAQKLLNTMLANFNQISIEKKFTAKAEELGFSLNEIVILASIIEKEAKFSDEKNMVSTVFHNRLKQGMKLQSCATIQYILGKPKEKLNENDLKIDSPYNTYLYKGLPPGPICNPGLDSIMAALEPEEEDYLFFVLGENGRHLFSKTYQEHLMNKK
- a CDS encoding uridine kinase — encoded protein: MKPLIIGIAGGTGSGKTTVARRIYESLKGINVVVIQQDAYYIDLSHLPIEERKKINFDHPSAFDSDLLIKHLKKLIKSEEIEKPIYSFTDYTRKKETEKILPRDIIILEGILVLEEEKIRNLLDIKIYVDADEDERFIRRLVRDTKERGRTMDSVIEQYLHVVKPMFLQFVEPSKRYADIVIPQGGLNDVAIDIIVSKIKSRT